A genomic region of Eucalyptus grandis isolate ANBG69807.140 chromosome 5, ASM1654582v1, whole genome shotgun sequence contains the following coding sequences:
- the LOC120293951 gene encoding non-classical arabinogalactan protein 31-like, whose protein sequence is MVPPAGWLFLQPTHLFTRHLPPQSPLIPVPSHAPYHPRAPPVHPPVKPPSHYPPSSRSLIAVQGVVYCKSCKDTLYGAKPIFGAQVKLLCKNTKYSASATATTDKNCYFFIQAPKTITSFPFHKCKVYLVSSSISSCSQPSNLNGGFTGAFLRWEKPSSIKLPFSLYSVGPFAFEPKCRAPRPK, encoded by the exons ATGGTGCCCCCGGCTGGATGGTTATTTCTCCAGCCCACCCACCTGTTCACCCGCCATCTCCCACCACAGTCACCCCTGATCCCCGTACCTTCTCATGCTCCCTACCATCCCCGGGCTCCACCTGTCCACCCGCCAGTTAAACCGCCATCCCACTACCCTCCTTCTTCGAGGAGCTTAATAGCCGTTCAAGGTGTTGTTTATTGCAAGTCCTGCAAAGACACCCTCTACGGCGCTAAACCCATTTTTG GTGCCCAAGTGAAGCTCCTGTGCAAGAACACCAAGTACTCAGCATCAGCGACTGCGACGACTGACAAGAACTGctacttcttcatccaagcacCCAAGACCATCACGAGCTTCCCCTTCCACAAGTGCAAGGTCTATTTAGTCTCATCTTCAATCTCCTCATGCAGTCAGCCATCTAATCTCAACGGCGGATTCACTGGCGCCTTCTTGAGGTGGGAGAAGCCTTCCTCAATCAAGCTCCCGTTCAGCCTCTACTCGGTCGGACCTTTTGCGTTCGAGCCCAAGTGCAGAGCCCCAAGACCCAAGTGA